A part of Patagioenas fasciata isolate bPatFas1 chromosome 28, bPatFas1.hap1, whole genome shotgun sequence genomic DNA contains:
- the LOC139825443 gene encoding dynein axonemal heavy chain 11-like, protein MRALPAARQPAPCPPPGAQRSVARSQARRAGGRGEASAGASCRSAEEPRARVGREAGGPGRGDGDGDAVSLCLPGGRQSRWRGRFLLQPAAGAGSGPRDRASEPPRKKRGRRQHGQVIVPILTNKKNHQGWPQVVSQDIVRHVHNLKSTIFTVVGQVDGKTLLPLPAGSEGIEDIDLENEKSMERIDKSLVYAMESAIIDWSHQIQEALKKESSEPLLQGSNPNPKVELEFWKNRVCLCLMQLAPISTVHV, encoded by the exons atgcgcgctctccccgccgcccggcaaccggccccctgccccccgccaggtgcccaacggtcagtcgctcggagtcaagcccgtcgggcgggcggtcgcggggaggccagcgcgggagcgtcttgccgatcggccgaggaaccccgcgcgcgggtaggcagggaggcaggcgggccgggacggggggacggggacggggacgcggtgtctctatgcctccccggggggaggcaaagccgctggcggggtcggtttcttcttcagcccgcggccggggcgggcagcgggccgagggaccgagcgagcgagccaccgaggaagaagcgcgggaggcggcagcacgggcag gtgatcgtgcccatcctaacgaacaagaagaaccatcagggctggccacaagtggtgtcacaagacatcgtgcgtcatgtccacaacctcaaaagtaccattttcacagttgttggccaagtagacggcaagaccttgctgcctctcccagctggctcagagggaattgaggacattgatctggaaaatgagaaatc catggaacggatagataaatctctggtgtatgccatggagtcggccatcatagactggagccaccagatccaggaggcactgaagaaagagtcttcagagcctctcctgcaaggcagcaatccgaacccgaaggtggagctggagttctggaagaacag ggtttgtctgtgcctcatgcagcttgctcccatttccacagtccatgtgtag